In archaeon CG10_big_fil_rev_8_21_14_0_10_43_11, the genomic stretch TTGCTGCGCCGCCTTCAACCATCAAATTAATGATTTCTTCGCTCATGTGTGATGCACCTCAAAACGTAGGGTCTTTTTATGTGTTTGGGTAGAGAGTCATATTTCTCCTTTTGAGCTTACACGGTCAATCACGCGCACACTATCAAGGCTGATAGTAATTGGAATTGGCACCGCAGCTTCAAGCAGTTCAACAATGACTTTTTCTTTTGCCTTGTCCACGCGTTTAACACGCGCTTTCTCGCCTTTGTAGGGTCCGCTGATAAGTTCAACAATGTCGTTGATGCCAATGACCATTTTCTTGACTGCTGGTTCGAAAAAGTGTTCAATATCAACAAACGCGATTGGGTTTTCAATCACGCCTTTTGCGTGGCGAAGGCCATATACTGCTTCCTTAACTGCGTCAATATTTGCTCCTTCAATAAAAAAGTAGCCTCTGATTTGTTCTGGGCGCAAAACCGCGTACACACCGTG encodes the following:
- a CDS encoding transcription elongation factor Spt5, which codes for MSDEEKQYGEIFIVRVTAGRESQLISRLYARLLKENHGVYAVLRPEQIRGYFFIEGANIDAVKEAVYGLRHAKGVIENPIAFVDIEHFFEPAVKKMVIGINDIVELISGPYKGEKARVKRVDKAKEKVIVELLEAAVPIPITISLDSVRVIDRVSSKGEI